DNA from Sphingomonas psychrotolerans:
ACCGTGTCAGCGATCGATATCCAACATCGACTTGCGAGAGGCGAGACCGCTTCGGCCGAACGGCTGCGTCTCTGGTCCCCAACTTGCGCCGGAGCGCAGCGCCTGCTGGCTTTTCCGCCATGTAACGCGGCGACGAAGCCTCCCGAGCCTGCGAAACAATGGCATGGGTTCCGACACGCATTTTAAGTAAAGATCGCCGGACATCTGCTGGATGGAGGCGCCCCCGACTGGACTCCAGGTCGAAAGCGCTACGGCCAGCCGCCCCGCCCCGCCCCGCGCCGCGGGCGTTCAGTCTGCGCGCACCGGCGAGCCCATCGGGCGCGCATCCGCCTTGGGTCGTAGATCCATAAAGGTTGCCAATCGGCTCCCGCCCGGTTGCGGAGATTGCAGCTCAGTCATCTCATGCCCGCATTGGGCGGGTCACGGTGGGTCCGGAAATCGACTGGTGTCGGTACGCCGACCTTCGTTGAGGCCAGCCTCTTATGAACACTGAAGACCATTGCGGACATCGGATGAGATTCTTAGTTTACCTGATCGACCGATCGGTTGGAGCGAGAAATGGCAATAACCGCCTTCTGGAAAGCATTGTACACAGTTGGACACGATGCCGCATGTCTGACTCAGACTAACGATGGCTGGGTGCTCGAAGGTACAACCGTTTACCTGAAGGACTCTGCCCCAGCAGCGCTGAATTATCGTCTGGAATTGTCGTCAGATTGGGCAACCAACGCTGGCCGCATCAAGGGGCGTGTCGGCAGCAGTGAAGTGAACCACGAAATCCGGAGGGACGGCGAGGGATGGCTCCTTAATGGTAAGCGACAGAGCGGACTTGAAGGTGTGTTCGACCTGGACTTCGGCTTCACGCCAGCGACCAACTACGCCCAGTTGCGCCGAATGGCTTTGCAGGTCGGTGGAAACGCGGAATTCGATGTTGCGTGGATGGATGTGGAGAGCACCAGGCTAGAACCGCTGCCGCAATTGTATAAGCGAATCTCGGATCGGGCCTACGACTATAACTCGCCGCAAGGCCCTTACAGAGCCACTCTCCAGCTGGACGAGAATGGCTTTGTGACTTTGTACCCGGAGTTGTGGCAGGCAGAATTCAACTAACGACCGCTTTGTCACGCAGGGCAGTCATTCCCGCCTCATTGCGCCCCACTTCAAAGGGGCGCTGGCGGCGTAACATGGGTGATGGCTCACCGCTGGCTGGCGCCCCCATAAGATCTGACCGCACCCGTCGCACCATTGCTGCCCACTGCAGATGTGGCTGCCGGCAGCGACGGGCAATTCGAGAATATGCCTGTTCGACGGTCCTTGTGCCGAGTTTGGCGACCCATACGATCGAAATACGGCGACGCCTGTCACATCCTTGACGAAATTCTCCTTATGTGAGCCTTTCCCCACGGGCCGTGCCCCATGCGTAACAAAACAGGAGCCATTATGTCCCGTTGTACTCCGTTGCTTTTGCTTTGCCCCCTTGCCCTCGCGGCGTGCGGCGGATCCGAACCTACCGTGAAGGCAGAGAATGCCTCGATTGATCAGGTCGCCAAAGCCACTCAGGACGCCGTAAAGATGCAGCCTGGCAAGTGGCAAACCCAGATCAAGTTCGTCTCGGTCGATGTACCCGGCATGCCTAAAGCGCAGGCCGACATGATGGGTCAACAGATGGCGAAGATGTCCGAGCAAACCACCGAGACCTGCGTCACGCCCGAGATGGTCAACAAACCGCCCAGCGAGATGTTCGGCGGCAAGGCCGGTGCGGGCTGCACCTATGAGAAGTTCGAGCTGACGGGCGGCAAGATCGATTCCGTGATGTCGTGCAAGCCACAGGGCGCCGGTGAGATGAAGTCGACCACCACCGGCACACTCAGCGGCACCTCCTACGAGCTCGCCAGCGACACGACGATGTCGGGCACGCCGGGGATGCCTGGAGGCAAGATGACCATGAAGACCCAGATCACCGGCAAGCGGATCGGGGACTGCCCCGCAACCAAGGGCTGAGTCTGGCGCACCGGCGATAGGCAACCCGCCACATCGCCAGGACGATTCCGGCCGCGACCAGAGCATCAGTCCGCTGGTCGCGGCCGCACACTGGCAGTCTGAACTGCTCGTATATGCGGTGGGTGCCGGATGCAGCTAAGATTGGTCGCCTACGCCGTGATCGTCATTGGGCTCCTCGCAACGCCATTTGGCATCTCCGTAAAGCGCAAAGCGATCGTCTGCCGCGTCAGCTCTCAAATCTCGGT
Protein-coding regions in this window:
- a CDS encoding putative glycolipid-binding domain-containing protein — encoded protein: MAITAFWKALYTVGHDAACLTQTNDGWVLEGTTVYLKDSAPAALNYRLELSSDWATNAGRIKGRVGSSEVNHEIRRDGEGWLLNGKRQSGLEGVFDLDFGFTPATNYAQLRRMALQVGGNAEFDVAWMDVESTRLEPLPQLYKRISDRAYDYNSPQGPYRATLQLDENGFVTLYPELWQAEFN
- a CDS encoding DUF3617 domain-containing protein — encoded protein: MKAENASIDQVAKATQDAVKMQPGKWQTQIKFVSVDVPGMPKAQADMMGQQMAKMSEQTTETCVTPEMVNKPPSEMFGGKAGAGCTYEKFELTGGKIDSVMSCKPQGAGEMKSTTTGTLSGTSYELASDTTMSGTPGMPGGKMTMKTQITGKRIGDCPATKG